From the Solanum pennellii chromosome 4, SPENNV200 genome, one window contains:
- the LOC107017685 gene encoding endoplasmin homolog, producing MRKWTIPFVLFLLCLIYLVPDQGGKIQANAEADSDAPVDPPKVEEKFGAVPNGLSTDSDVAKREAESMSRKTLRASAEKFEFQAEVSRLMDILINSLYSNKDIFLRELISNASDALDKIRFLALTDKEVLGEGDNTKLEIQIKLDKEKKILSIRDRGVGMTKEDLRKNLGTIAKSGTSAFVEKMQTSGDLNLIGQFGVGFYSVYLVADYVEVISKHNDDKQYVWESKADGAFAISEDTWNEPLGRGTEIRLHLRDEAGEYLDELKLKELVKKYSEFINFPINLWASKEVEKEVPADEDESVEEEETSESTSSEEEGEEEDAEKAEDEKKPKTKTVKETTYEWELLNDMKAIWLRSPKEVTDEEYNKFYHSLAKDFSEDKPMAWSHFNAEGDVEFKAVLFIPPKAPHDLYESYYNTKQSNLKLYVRRVFISDEFNELLPKYLNFLMGLVDSDTLPLNVSREMLQQHSSLKTIKKKLIRKALDMIRKLAEEDPDETNDKEKRDVEESSDENEKKGQYAKFWNEFGKSIKLGIIEDATNRNRLAKLLRFETTKSDGKLTSLDQYISRMKSSQKDIFYITGASKEQLEKSPFLERLNKKDYEVIFFTDPVDEYLMQYLMDYEDKKFQNVSKEGLKLKDSKTKELKESFKGLTKWWKNTLASDNVEDVKISSRLADTPCVVVTSKYGWSAYMEKIMHSQTLSDASKQAYMRGKRVLEINPRHPIIKALRERVVTDPEDESVKLTAKLIYQTALMESGFDLSDPKDFASHIYSSVKSSLNISPDATVEEEEDEAEEPETETKAEEESASEESELKDEL from the exons ATGAGGAAGTGGACGATCCCGTTCGTCCTGTTTCTGTTATGCCTGATTTACCTTGTTCCAGATCAAG GTGGAAAGATACAGGCAAATGCAGAAGCTGATTCTGATGCACCAGTAGATCCACCAAAGGTTGAGGAGAAGTTTGGTGCTGTTCCTAATGGTTTATCGACTGATTCTGATGTGGCTAAGAG GGAAGCTGAGTCTATGTCAAGGAAAACTCTCCGAGCTAGTGCGGAGAAGTTTGAGTTCCAGGCTGAGGTCTCTCGGCTTATGGACATCCTTATCAACTCTCTCTACAGTAACAAGGACATCTTTTTGAGGGAGCTGATTTCCAATGCTTCTGAT GCACTGGACAAGATTAGGTTCCTTGCACTCACTGACAAGGAGGTTCTTGGTGAGGGTGATAATACTAAACTTGAGATTCAG ATTAAACttgataaagaaaagaaaattcttTCCATTCGCGACAGAGGTGTTGGAATGACCAAGGAGGATCTAAGAAAGAATTTGGGAACCATAGCTAAATCTGGAACTTCAG CTTTTGTCGAGAAGATGCAGACAAGTGGTGACCTTAACCTGATTGGACAATTTGGTGTTGGGTTTTACTCTGTGTATCTTGTGGCTGACTATGTTGAAGTCATCAGCAAGCACAATGACGACAAACA ATATGTCTGGGAATCAAAGGCAGATGGGGCATTTGCCATTTCTGAAGATACATGGAATGAACCTCTTGGCCGTGGAACTGAAATTAGACTGCATCTAAGAGATGAAGCAGGGGAATATTTGGATGAGCTCAAACTAAAG GAATTGGTCAAGAAATATTCTGAATTCATCAACTTCCCTATAAATTTATGGGCAAGCAAAGAggttgagaaggaagttcctgcTGACGAGGACGAGTCAGTTGAGGAAGAGGAAACAT CTGAAAGCACTTCCTCTGAGGAagagggagaagaagaagatgcaGAGAAGGCCGAAGATGAGAAGAAGCCTAAAACTAAGACAGTGAAGGAAACCACATATGAGTGGGAGCTTTTAAATGACATGAAAGCTATATGGCTTCGAAGCCCAAAGGAAGTTACAGATGAAGAATATAATAAGTTCTATCACTCTCTGGCAAAG GACTTCAGTGAAGATAAACCCATGGCGTGGAGTCACTTCAATGCTGAAGGTGATGTAGAGTTCAAGGCTGTTCTATTCATCCCTCCTAAAGCCCCTCATGATTTGTATGAGAGCTACTACAACACAAAGCAATCCAACTTGAAGTTATATGTCAGACGGGTTTTCATCTCAGATGAATTTAATGAATTGTTGCCCAAGTACTTGAATTTCCTAATG GGTCTTGTTGATTCTGACACCTTACCCCTCAATGTCTCAAGAGAAATGCTTCAGCAGCACAGCAGTTTGAAgacaattaagaaaaaactcATCCGTAAGGCCCTTGACATGATCCGCAAACTTGCCGAAGAGGATCCGGATGAAACTAATGACAAGGAGAAGAGAG ATGTTGAAGAGTCCAGTGATGAAAATGAGAAGAAAGGTCAATATGCCAAATTCTGGAATGAATTTGGAAAGTCGATTAAGCTTGGTATTATAGAAGACGCAACTAATAGAAACCGTTTAGCTAAACTTCTTCGATTTGAGAC CACCAAATCAGATGGTAAATTAACTTCACTTGACCAATACATCTCAAGAATGAAATCAAGTCAAAAGGATATCTTCTACATCACCGGTGCCAGCAAAGAACAGTTGGAGAAATCTCCCTTCCTTGAAAGACTTAATAAGAAAGACTATGAG GTCATATTCTTCACCGATCCAGTAGATGAATACCTCATGCAATATCTTATGGACTATGAGGACAAAAAGTTCCAGAATGTGTCCAAAGAGGGATTAAAGCTTAAGGATTCGAAAACCAAAGAGCTCAAGGAGTCGTTCAAGGGGCTAACTAAGTGGTGGAAGAATACTCTTGCTAGTGACAACGTTGAAGATGTCAAGATAAGCAGCCGTTTGGCCGACACCCCTTGTGTTGTGGTAACATCAAAATACGGATGGAGTGCATATATGGAGAAAATAATGCATTCACAAACCCTGTCAGATGCAAGCAAGCAAGCATACATGCGTGGAAAAAGGGTGCTTGAAATCAATCCTAGGCACCCAATTATCAAGGCACTTCGGGAGAGAGTAGTAACAGACCCAGAG GACGAGAGTGTGAAGCTGACAGCAAAACTTATATACCAAACAGCTTTAATGGAGAGTGGCTTCGATCTGAGTGATCCAAAGGATTTTGCCTCCCACATCTACAGCTCAGTTAAGAGCAGTCTAAACATTAGCCCTGATGCAACagttgaggaagaagaagacgaaGCTGAAGAACCTGAGACTGAAACCAAGGCAGAAGAGGAGTCTGCATCGGAAGAGTCTGAACTCAAGGATGAGCTATAG